A single region of the Arthrobacter sp. PAMC25564 genome encodes:
- a CDS encoding SRPBCC family protein — MAFAEYDVVIERDAMSVYTFLLGAHNLPSWREGIRSIELESGAEGAKGAVYRQTLTGPGGRPVAADFEITEARPGAEIQYQVIVGPERPHGGYYLSTEGRNTRVRFALQYEPKGLLDRLTNVFSRRMKAEVCQLERLKAVLENMPEEE, encoded by the coding sequence GTGGCATTCGCAGAGTACGACGTCGTCATCGAGCGCGATGCCATGAGTGTGTACACCTTCCTGCTGGGCGCCCACAATCTCCCGAGCTGGCGTGAGGGCATCAGGAGCATCGAGTTGGAATCCGGCGCCGAAGGTGCCAAGGGCGCCGTCTACCGGCAGACCCTTACCGGGCCAGGCGGACGCCCCGTTGCCGCGGATTTTGAAATCACCGAGGCACGGCCGGGCGCGGAGATCCAGTACCAGGTCATCGTCGGCCCCGAACGGCCGCACGGAGGCTACTACCTGAGCACTGAAGGCCGGAACACCCGGGTCCGCTTCGCCCTGCAATACGAGCCGAAGGGGCTGCTGGACCGGCTGACCAACGTATTCAGCCGACGGATGAAGGCCGAAGTCTGCCAGCTTGAACGGCTCAAGGCCGTGTTGGAAAATATGCCTGAGGAAGAATAA
- the dcd gene encoding dCTP deaminase, with protein sequence MLISDRDIRAEIDSQRIVLEPFDPGMVQPSSVDVRIDRFFRLFDNHKYAHIDPAEEQPELTRLVEVDAGEPFILHPGEFVLGSTYETVTLPDDIAARLEGKSSLGRLGLLTHSTAGFIDPGFSGHVTLELSNMATLPIKLWPGMKIGQLCFFRLSSAAEHPYGSGEYGNRYQGQRGPTASRSHLNFHRTEL encoded by the coding sequence GTGCTGATCTCTGACCGCGACATTCGTGCCGAAATTGATTCCCAACGGATTGTGCTGGAGCCGTTCGACCCTGGCATGGTCCAGCCGTCGTCGGTGGACGTGCGGATTGACAGGTTCTTCCGGCTCTTCGACAACCACAAGTACGCGCACATCGACCCCGCGGAGGAACAGCCCGAGCTGACCCGCCTCGTCGAGGTCGACGCCGGTGAGCCGTTCATCCTGCACCCGGGGGAGTTCGTCCTGGGTTCCACCTACGAGACCGTCACACTGCCGGATGACATCGCCGCACGGCTCGAGGGCAAGTCCTCGCTGGGCCGGCTGGGCCTGCTGACCCACTCGACGGCGGGCTTTATCGACCCCGGGTTCTCAGGACACGTCACCCTGGAACTTTCCAACATGGCCACGCTGCCGATCAAGCTGTGGCCGGGCATGAAGATCGGCCAGTTGTGCTTCTTCCGGCTCAGCTCGGCGGCCGAGCACCCCTACGGCTCCGGTGAGTACGGCAACCGTTACCAGGGCCAGCGTGGCCCGACGGCAAGCCGCAGCCACCTGAACTTCCACCGTACGGAACTTTAG
- a CDS encoding VOC family protein — translation MTIRAIEHVGITVPDLEQATTFFTKAFGAETLYDMLDEPLAGPAVESGLGIPPGATIESIRMMRLGEGPNLELFVYSGTTQRDPVVPSDYGLQHFCIYVDDIDKAASQLEEAGGTLLSQPNDLPGGDAGAGNRYLYARTPWGSTIELVTYPSTQAYEAGTQLRRWRPRAAADHSQQEL, via the coding sequence ATGACAATCCGCGCAATTGAACACGTCGGCATCACCGTGCCCGACCTCGAGCAGGCCACCACGTTCTTCACCAAAGCCTTTGGTGCCGAGACTCTCTACGACATGCTCGACGAGCCATTGGCCGGACCTGCGGTCGAGTCGGGACTGGGCATACCACCGGGGGCAACTATCGAATCGATCCGGATGATGCGTCTTGGTGAAGGGCCGAACCTCGAACTCTTCGTGTACTCCGGGACAACGCAGCGTGACCCCGTGGTCCCCAGCGACTACGGCCTTCAACACTTCTGCATCTACGTCGACGACATCGACAAGGCCGCCAGCCAACTTGAGGAGGCCGGCGGAACGCTGCTGAGCCAGCCGAACGACCTACCGGGAGGGGACGCCGGAGCCGGCAACCGTTACCTCTACGCCCGAACTCCGTGGGGCAGCACGATCGAGCTCGTCACCTACCCATCGACGCAGGCCTACGAGGCCGGTACGCAGCTTCGTCGGTGGCGTCCCCGCGCGGCGGCAGATCACTCTCAGCAGGAACTATGA
- a CDS encoding NADH:flavin oxidoreductase produces MTTQPSAEAVQTRQGIEMSRPHPALFQTGQIGRMTLRNRFVQSPIFTQYAGTFGDVSDRMIEYFRARARGGVGLIITENTSVDWMVGRTVGHPIRIDHDRFRSGLAALTEAVHNEGAKIAVQLHHTGRQNSQGNTERNEPPIAPTAGITSAFGTPPRAIELAEIPGLIDMYAQGARRAVQSGFDAVELHGAHGYLLGQFLSPKTNKRTDEYGGSLENRARFALEVVKAVRDIVGPDFPVMYRLSVEEPYEGGLPLEEGLAFCQMLEPYVDALDVSAGNYDTADVLLPMYPPGNLVHYAKAVKERVSVPVIAVGRLTWLLDEMDEAVAAGELDFVALGRAQLADPDAVAKTRRGDGAHVRRCIAVNECISRWMFNGQRTQCVINPALSQEARAKEALRRADVTKRVLIVGAGPAGCEAAIVAAERGHDVTLIEREPELGGQLRAWSAASFLNTEMTNMINFYRVELERLGVDVRLGVEATQDDLDGHDSVLLATGTLTDGLPEGAIDAVDMLSTGNLPDGGHVTVHGDTEIAMFAALWLAEQGRGVTLSSPSDDVGLDTNDMQRARLAQLLTAAGVETITGQPAPDGGVVVWAQERIASDVLADKVDDEKIHAVGTRARGGRMYEATQSGFWAAAEI; encoded by the coding sequence ATGACTACTCAACCCTCCGCCGAAGCCGTCCAGACCAGGCAGGGCATCGAGATGTCCCGGCCCCACCCTGCGCTGTTCCAGACTGGCCAGATCGGCCGGATGACCCTGCGGAACCGCTTCGTCCAATCCCCGATCTTCACCCAGTACGCGGGCACGTTCGGCGATGTCAGTGACCGCATGATCGAGTACTTTCGGGCCAGGGCCCGGGGTGGCGTCGGCCTGATCATCACCGAGAACACTTCTGTCGACTGGATGGTCGGCCGCACCGTGGGCCATCCCATCCGGATTGACCATGACCGGTTCCGTTCGGGCCTGGCAGCCCTGACCGAGGCGGTGCACAACGAGGGCGCCAAGATCGCCGTCCAACTACACCACACCGGCCGTCAGAATTCGCAGGGCAACACCGAACGGAACGAACCACCGATAGCCCCGACAGCGGGCATCACCAGCGCATTCGGAACGCCTCCGCGTGCCATCGAACTGGCCGAGATCCCCGGTCTGATCGACATGTACGCGCAGGGCGCACGGCGTGCAGTCCAGTCCGGGTTCGACGCGGTGGAGCTCCACGGTGCCCACGGGTACCTGCTGGGGCAGTTCCTCTCACCGAAGACCAACAAGCGCACCGATGAGTACGGCGGTTCCCTGGAGAACCGCGCGCGCTTCGCCCTCGAGGTAGTCAAAGCCGTCCGGGACATTGTTGGCCCGGACTTCCCGGTCATGTACCGCCTGAGCGTGGAGGAGCCGTACGAGGGCGGACTCCCGCTGGAGGAAGGCCTCGCGTTCTGCCAGATGCTGGAGCCGTATGTGGATGCCCTGGACGTCTCGGCTGGAAATTACGACACTGCGGACGTCCTCCTGCCCATGTACCCGCCCGGCAACCTTGTGCATTACGCCAAGGCGGTGAAGGAACGCGTGTCGGTGCCGGTGATCGCTGTCGGCCGGCTGACCTGGCTGCTCGACGAGATGGACGAGGCCGTCGCGGCAGGCGAGCTGGACTTCGTCGCCCTGGGCCGGGCCCAGCTCGCCGATCCCGACGCCGTGGCCAAGACCCGCCGCGGCGACGGCGCCCACGTGCGCCGCTGCATCGCCGTCAACGAGTGCATCTCACGCTGGATGTTCAACGGCCAGCGCACCCAGTGCGTCATCAACCCGGCCCTCTCGCAAGAGGCGCGCGCAAAGGAAGCCCTGCGCCGGGCGGACGTCACAAAGCGGGTGCTCATCGTCGGGGCAGGGCCCGCCGGCTGCGAGGCGGCCATCGTCGCCGCCGAGCGCGGCCACGATGTCACGCTCATCGAACGGGAGCCGGAGCTCGGCGGCCAGTTGCGCGCGTGGTCGGCGGCCAGCTTCCTGAACACCGAGATGACCAACATGATCAACTTCTACCGAGTCGAGCTCGAGCGCCTCGGTGTCGATGTGCGGCTCGGCGTCGAAGCCACCCAGGACGACCTCGATGGCCACGACTCCGTCCTGCTGGCCACCGGCACGCTCACCGACGGGCTGCCCGAAGGCGCCATCGACGCCGTCGACATGCTCTCCACCGGCAACCTTCCCGACGGCGGGCACGTCACCGTGCACGGCGACACCGAGATTGCGATGTTCGCCGCGCTCTGGCTCGCGGAGCAGGGCCGCGGCGTCACGCTCAGCTCGCCGTCCGACGACGTGGGGCTGGACACCAACGACATGCAGCGCGCCCGTCTCGCCCAGCTGCTGACCGCCGCCGGTGTCGAGACGATCACGGGGCAGCCCGCCCCGGACGGCGGGGTCGTGGTGTGGGCCCAGGAGCGCATCGCCAGCGACGTGCTCGCGGATAAAGTCGACGACGAAAAAATCCACGCGGTCGGCACGCGGGCGCGTGGCGGCCGGATGTATGAGGCCACCCAGTCCGGATTCTGGGCAGCGGCAGAGATCTAA
- a CDS encoding helix-turn-helix domain-containing protein codes for MASEDVVSNEMVVDFATSHLPWSLDVRREAELRHETRTLGEFWAVGCTLGGMVGRRGSTELRRTDGEYLAVLLVRQGTEVFSQHDRKALVGGGTAVLWDGLRPAECYSTGHLDKITFFLPRELAREALPRFESIVGIPLPSSPSLRLLYSWLETSIGADYLDDGAASTAGRVAVDLLTSAIGASSNFVLDTKSIRLMEVRAFIDSNLNDNALSVGDIARANAVSIRYLHLLFQGAGETCGQYLSRRRLEVAQRLLTTQSDMAITDVALRCGFASPSSFSRAYRSAYGLAPRDTRLRLPS; via the coding sequence ATGGCGTCGGAAGACGTTGTCAGCAACGAGATGGTTGTGGATTTCGCGACCAGCCATCTGCCGTGGAGTCTGGACGTCAGGCGCGAGGCCGAGCTCCGCCACGAGACCCGGACGCTCGGAGAGTTCTGGGCAGTCGGCTGCACGCTGGGTGGGATGGTCGGGCGGCGCGGTTCCACCGAACTCCGTCGGACCGACGGCGAGTATCTGGCCGTATTGCTCGTGCGGCAGGGCACCGAGGTCTTCTCCCAGCACGACAGGAAGGCCCTTGTGGGCGGAGGAACGGCCGTGCTCTGGGACGGGCTCCGGCCGGCTGAATGCTACAGCACCGGTCATCTGGACAAGATCACTTTCTTCCTGCCGCGGGAGCTCGCCAGGGAGGCCTTGCCCCGCTTCGAGTCAATCGTTGGGATACCGTTGCCTTCCTCCCCCAGTCTTCGCCTGTTGTACTCCTGGCTTGAAACGTCGATAGGCGCCGATTACCTGGACGACGGCGCGGCTTCCACAGCCGGGCGTGTGGCCGTCGATCTGCTGACGTCCGCGATCGGGGCGTCGTCGAATTTTGTCCTCGACACGAAGTCGATCCGGCTGATGGAGGTGCGCGCCTTCATCGACTCCAACCTGAACGACAACGCACTGAGCGTCGGGGACATCGCCCGTGCGAATGCGGTGTCAATCAGGTATCTGCACCTGCTGTTCCAGGGTGCTGGCGAGACGTGCGGGCAGTACCTGTCGCGCCGGCGACTTGAGGTAGCACAGCGTCTGCTGACGACGCAGTCGGACATGGCGATCACCGATGTCGCGCTTCGTTGCGGCTTCGCCAGCCCCTCATCGTTCAGCCGGGCATACCGGTCCGCCTACGGGCTCGCACCGAGGGATACACGGCTGCGCCTGCCGTCCTGA
- a CDS encoding cation:proton antiporter produces MDPLALTLIELGAVVFCLGLLARLAGRIGMSPIPLYLVGGLFFGAGGLVKLEGMHEFAHLSSEIGVILLLLMLGLEYTAAELVTGLRRSWQAGVLDLVLNFLPGAGLAVILGWGLVGAMVMGGVTYISSSGIAAKVITDLGRIGNRETPTILSILVFEDLAMAVYLPILTATLAGVSFVMGLQTVGISLAVVSFVLVVALRHGHHVSKAVHSENSEVFLLNLLGAALLVAGLAAAMQVSAAVGAFMLGIAISGATAHNATRILEPLRDLFAAIFFVVFGLNTNPSTIPPVLGWALLLAVLTAATKMITGIWAAKRAGIGVPGRFRAGAALIARGEFSIVIAGLAVASGVVPQDLAALATAYVLIMAIMGPLAARFVEPLVKMLRRPVKRPAVLHP; encoded by the coding sequence ATGGATCCGCTGGCACTGACCCTGATCGAACTGGGGGCCGTCGTGTTCTGCCTCGGCCTGCTGGCGAGATTGGCCGGGCGGATCGGAATGTCCCCCATCCCGCTGTACCTTGTCGGCGGCTTGTTTTTCGGGGCGGGAGGCCTGGTCAAACTCGAAGGCATGCACGAGTTTGCACATCTCTCCAGCGAGATCGGCGTGATCCTCCTGCTGCTTATGCTCGGCTTGGAATATACGGCGGCCGAGCTCGTGACGGGCCTGCGGCGCTCCTGGCAGGCCGGCGTCCTTGACCTGGTCCTGAACTTCCTCCCCGGCGCCGGGCTGGCAGTGATACTGGGCTGGGGGCTCGTGGGAGCCATGGTGATGGGCGGCGTCACCTACATTTCGTCCTCCGGCATCGCGGCCAAGGTCATTACCGACCTCGGCCGGATCGGCAACCGTGAAACACCCACGATCCTGTCGATCCTGGTCTTCGAGGACCTGGCAATGGCCGTCTACCTGCCGATCCTGACAGCCACCCTGGCCGGAGTCAGCTTCGTGATGGGCCTGCAGACGGTAGGGATTTCCCTCGCCGTCGTCAGCTTCGTCCTCGTGGTGGCCCTGCGCCACGGCCACCATGTCTCCAAAGCGGTGCACAGCGAAAACTCCGAGGTGTTCCTGCTCAACCTGCTGGGCGCGGCGCTGCTCGTGGCCGGGCTGGCTGCCGCCATGCAGGTTTCGGCGGCCGTGGGCGCCTTTATGCTCGGCATCGCCATTTCCGGCGCGACGGCGCACAATGCCACGCGCATCCTCGAACCGCTGCGGGATCTCTTCGCGGCGATCTTCTTTGTGGTCTTCGGGCTGAACACCAATCCCTCGACCATACCGCCGGTCCTCGGCTGGGCCCTGCTGCTGGCGGTCCTGACGGCGGCCACCAAGATGATCACGGGAATCTGGGCGGCGAAGCGTGCGGGGATCGGTGTGCCGGGCCGGTTCCGGGCCGGCGCGGCACTGATCGCCCGCGGCGAGTTCTCGATCGTCATCGCAGGCCTTGCCGTCGCCTCCGGCGTGGTGCCCCAGGACCTGGCGGCGCTGGCCACCGCGTACGTGCTGATCATGGCCATCATGGGTCCGCTGGCGGCACGCTTTGTGGAACCGCTCGTGAAGATGCTGCGGCGTCCCGTGAAACGGCCGGCGGTCCTGCACCCCTGA
- a CDS encoding cation:proton antiporter regulatory subunit, producing MNVDETDLPGLGRRKDFMTASGRRIGVVEYREGQTELIVSTWDDPDTCQASIPLTADEAAALGNLLGGQRLAMQLSEAHREVPGIVTRQFSIGAESPFHDRPMGDACIRTRSGVSIVAIMREGEVLPSPGPDVVLHPGDLLVAVGTQEGLDTAARILRNG from the coding sequence ATGAACGTGGATGAGACAGACCTCCCCGGCCTTGGCCGGCGCAAGGACTTCATGACCGCTTCGGGGCGCCGGATCGGCGTCGTCGAGTACCGTGAAGGCCAGACTGAACTGATCGTCTCGACCTGGGACGATCCGGACACCTGCCAGGCGTCCATCCCGCTGACCGCTGATGAGGCCGCCGCCCTCGGCAACCTGCTGGGCGGCCAGCGCCTGGCCATGCAACTCTCCGAAGCACACCGGGAAGTCCCGGGAATCGTCACCCGCCAGTTCTCCATCGGCGCGGAATCCCCGTTCCATGACAGGCCCATGGGAGACGCCTGCATCCGCACCCGCAGCGGCGTCTCCATCGTGGCCATCATGCGCGAAGGCGAGGTGCTGCCCTCCCCCGGGCCCGACGTCGTCCTCCACCCCGGTGATCTCCTCGTCGCCGTAGGAACGCAAGAAGGCCTGGACACGGCAGCGCGCATCCTGCGCAACGGCTGA
- a CDS encoding MFS transporter has translation MNSAAAPGAIRPSPELESGSGVSHKGRILAWAAWDWGSAAFNAVMTTFVFTVYLTSRAFGGEDQASAVLGVALAIGGAAIALLAPVTGQRSDTGGRRKLWLGVNTAAVAILTGLCFFVFPRPEFLLLGVTLIALGNVFFEFAGVNYNAMLAQISTTGNIGKVSGFGWGMGYLGGIVALLIVLQLFVQPSFDWFGASTRDSLNIRLVAVFSALWFFVFALPVLFAVPEVPRATKGAGLGFVASYGLLIRRIKAIYRTSPHTIFFLLASAIFRDGLAAVFTFGGIIAAGTFGFELKDVIFFAIFGNIVAAAGAIAGGFLDDRIGPKAVIIGSLIGLLTAGTAILVLGSGNYVILGRDWAGATTFWVFGLFLCLFVGPAQSSSRAYLARLAPHGESGELFGLYATTGRAVSFLAPALFTLCIAIASPLVAAGEAQRWGILGIMVVLLAGLLLLLPVKPPGKADIAVVPDA, from the coding sequence ATGAACTCCGCTGCGGCTCCCGGGGCCATCCGCCCGTCCCCTGAACTGGAATCCGGGAGCGGCGTCTCCCACAAGGGACGGATCCTTGCCTGGGCCGCCTGGGACTGGGGTTCCGCGGCCTTCAACGCCGTCATGACCACCTTTGTCTTCACCGTGTACCTGACTTCCAGGGCCTTCGGCGGCGAGGACCAGGCCTCGGCGGTCTTGGGCGTCGCGCTGGCGATCGGCGGCGCGGCCATCGCGCTGCTGGCGCCGGTCACGGGCCAGCGCTCGGACACCGGCGGCCGGCGCAAGCTGTGGCTGGGCGTCAACACCGCCGCCGTCGCGATCCTGACCGGCCTGTGCTTTTTTGTCTTCCCGCGGCCGGAATTCCTGCTCCTCGGCGTGACGCTTATTGCCCTGGGCAATGTGTTCTTCGAATTCGCCGGCGTGAACTACAACGCCATGCTGGCACAGATCTCCACCACCGGGAACATCGGCAAAGTCAGCGGATTCGGCTGGGGCATGGGCTATCTCGGCGGCATCGTGGCACTGCTGATCGTGCTTCAACTGTTCGTCCAGCCCAGCTTCGACTGGTTCGGCGCATCCACCCGGGACAGCCTCAACATCCGGCTCGTGGCCGTGTTCTCCGCCCTCTGGTTCTTCGTCTTCGCCCTGCCGGTCCTGTTCGCCGTGCCGGAAGTCCCCAGGGCCACGAAGGGCGCGGGCCTGGGCTTCGTGGCGTCCTACGGCCTGCTGATCCGCCGCATCAAGGCGATCTACCGGACGAGCCCGCACACCATCTTCTTCCTGCTCGCGAGCGCCATCTTCCGGGACGGGCTGGCCGCGGTGTTCACCTTCGGCGGGATCATCGCCGCCGGCACCTTCGGCTTTGAACTGAAGGACGTCATCTTCTTCGCCATCTTCGGCAACATTGTGGCAGCGGCCGGGGCTATTGCCGGCGGCTTCCTGGACGACCGGATCGGGCCGAAGGCTGTCATCATCGGTTCCCTGATCGGGCTCCTGACCGCGGGCACCGCCATCCTGGTCCTCGGCAGCGGCAACTATGTCATCCTGGGCCGGGACTGGGCCGGCGCCACGACCTTCTGGGTGTTCGGGCTGTTCCTGTGCCTCTTCGTGGGGCCGGCACAGTCGTCCTCGCGCGCCTACCTCGCACGGCTCGCCCCGCACGGCGAATCCGGGGAGCTCTTCGGCCTCTACGCCACCACGGGCCGGGCCGTCAGCTTCCTCGCCCCGGCGCTGTTCACCCTGTGCATCGCCATCGCATCCCCGCTCGTGGCTGCCGGCGAGGCCCAGCGCTGGGGCATCCTCGGCATCATGGTGGTGCTGCTGGCCGGGCTGCTGTTATTGCTGCCGGTCAAGCCGCCAGGCAAGGCGGACATCGCCGTCGTCCCGGACGCCTGA
- a CDS encoding Na+/H+ antiporter subunit A, which produces MITVLAAHFAVAAVAPFLFRKFGRNAFYALAVVPGGSFLWLLLQQGPVYSDAGYTSEVLPWIPDLKLELAFRMDALAWVMSLLVLGVGALVLVYCARYFKDKDDYLGGFGAQLLAFAGVMFGLVTADDLLLMFIFWELTTLLSYLLIGYARTRLAARRSALQALMVTTAGGLAMLVGLIMLGSAAGTYRISTILTLAPQLATGPASGAVDAAVVLVLIGAISKSALVPFHFWLPGAMAAPTPVSAYLHAAAMVKAGIYLVARLAPGFAETPYWLPVVLGLGLATMLVGGYRALRQTDIKLILAYGTVSQLGFLTMVVGLGTPDAALAGLALLLAHGLFKAALFLVVGIIDHQAGTRDIRQLSGVYGSARALAVVAGIGAASMAGVPPLAGFVAKESVFEAFVHYGAGSPAGLMILAGLVLGSILTFAYSARFMWGAFALKPGVEKTLFQPIKPAFLAAPAILSVLTVLYGLWPAAVDGWIQPYAALFADGAAHDGGSASGAAGQLSLWHGFTPALGLTVLTFALGVAMFYGRDAISRLQGVVPGWIDGDRVYQWTIGALDDAAVWVTGRTQRGSLFFYLSVILTVAFVLPLTALVLANKPLPGGLYFIDPNSPLQLVAGAGIVISALAAVRANKRFLAVLMVSVTGYGIALMFALQGAPDLALTQMLVETIILVAFVLAMRSLPAELRDRTGGKYRVIRVIIGAAFGITMVFVAIYALGARVAVPVSLEFPRLAYEGGGGLNIVNVTLVDIRAWDTFGEISVLALAATGVASLIFVRGRGDRIRASSTVPEGTVGRRNHVRGNTRDDAALAMSRRFAAASRDAWLVAGRTLAPERRSIIFEVVTRLIFHSIIVFSLYLLLAGHNLPGGGFAGGLTAGLALTIRYLAGGRFELREATPVRAGTMLGIGLATAAASGVMPLLLGGQVFQSAIVELWLPVFGDIKFVTSTLFDIGVYFVVVGLVIDVLRSLGAEIDEHFEEHPAEPQEDQEAGGIPAEATARGKA; this is translated from the coding sequence GTGATCACAGTCCTTGCCGCGCACTTTGCGGTGGCTGCTGTGGCGCCGTTCCTCTTCCGGAAGTTCGGCAGGAATGCGTTCTACGCGCTCGCGGTGGTTCCGGGCGGCTCCTTCCTTTGGCTGCTCCTGCAACAGGGGCCGGTCTATTCGGACGCCGGATACACGTCCGAGGTGCTGCCGTGGATTCCCGACCTCAAGCTCGAGCTCGCCTTCCGGATGGACGCCCTGGCCTGGGTCATGTCGCTGCTGGTCCTGGGCGTGGGCGCGCTGGTGCTCGTCTACTGCGCCCGGTACTTCAAGGACAAGGACGACTACCTGGGCGGTTTCGGCGCCCAATTGCTGGCCTTCGCCGGGGTGATGTTCGGCCTGGTCACGGCCGATGACCTGCTTCTGATGTTCATCTTCTGGGAACTGACCACCCTGCTGTCCTACCTGCTGATCGGCTACGCACGCACCCGGCTGGCTGCCCGCCGCTCCGCGCTCCAGGCGCTTATGGTGACCACCGCCGGCGGCCTGGCCATGCTGGTGGGCCTGATCATGCTGGGATCCGCCGCCGGGACCTACCGGATCTCGACCATCCTTACGCTGGCACCCCAGCTGGCCACGGGGCCGGCATCGGGAGCCGTGGACGCCGCCGTCGTCCTTGTCCTGATCGGTGCGATCTCCAAATCCGCCCTGGTTCCGTTCCATTTCTGGCTGCCCGGTGCCATGGCGGCGCCCACGCCCGTGAGCGCCTACCTGCACGCCGCCGCCATGGTGAAGGCCGGCATTTACCTGGTGGCGCGGCTCGCCCCGGGGTTCGCGGAAACCCCGTACTGGCTGCCGGTGGTGCTGGGACTGGGCCTGGCCACGATGCTGGTGGGCGGGTACCGGGCGCTGCGCCAGACGGATATCAAACTCATCCTGGCTTACGGCACCGTGAGCCAGCTGGGCTTCCTGACCATGGTGGTGGGACTCGGCACCCCGGATGCGGCGCTCGCCGGCCTGGCCCTGCTCCTGGCGCATGGTCTCTTCAAGGCCGCCCTCTTCCTGGTAGTGGGCATCATCGACCACCAGGCCGGAACCCGCGACATCCGCCAGCTCTCCGGCGTCTACGGCTCCGCCCGGGCGCTGGCGGTGGTGGCCGGGATCGGTGCGGCGTCGATGGCTGGCGTTCCGCCGCTGGCCGGCTTTGTCGCCAAGGAATCCGTGTTCGAGGCATTCGTCCACTACGGCGCCGGCTCGCCGGCAGGCTTGATGATCCTCGCCGGGCTGGTCCTGGGCTCCATCCTGACCTTCGCCTACAGCGCCCGTTTTATGTGGGGCGCCTTCGCGCTGAAACCCGGCGTCGAAAAAACCCTGTTCCAGCCGATCAAACCGGCGTTCCTCGCCGCCCCGGCCATCCTGAGCGTCCTGACGGTTCTCTACGGGCTGTGGCCGGCCGCCGTCGACGGCTGGATCCAGCCGTACGCGGCGCTCTTTGCCGACGGCGCAGCCCACGACGGCGGATCCGCGTCCGGTGCGGCCGGTCAGCTCTCGCTGTGGCACGGCTTCACCCCGGCGCTGGGGCTGACCGTCCTCACCTTCGCGCTCGGCGTGGCCATGTTCTACGGACGTGACGCTATTTCCCGGCTGCAGGGCGTGGTCCCGGGCTGGATCGACGGTGACCGCGTGTACCAGTGGACCATCGGCGCCCTCGACGACGCGGCGGTCTGGGTGACCGGCCGGACGCAGCGCGGTTCGCTGTTCTTCTATCTCTCCGTCATCCTCACCGTGGCCTTCGTGCTGCCGCTCACGGCGCTGGTCCTCGCCAACAAGCCGCTGCCCGGCGGCCTGTACTTCATCGACCCCAACTCCCCCCTGCAGCTCGTGGCAGGCGCCGGGATCGTCATCTCCGCGCTCGCCGCCGTACGCGCCAACAAGCGCTTCCTGGCGGTGCTGATGGTCTCCGTCACCGGCTACGGCATTGCCCTGATGTTCGCCCTGCAGGGCGCGCCGGACCTCGCGCTGACCCAGATGCTGGTCGAGACCATCATCCTGGTGGCCTTTGTCCTGGCCATGCGAAGCCTCCCCGCCGAGCTGCGGGACCGCACCGGGGGAAAATACCGGGTCATCAGGGTCATCATCGGCGCGGCCTTCGGGATCACTATGGTCTTCGTGGCGATCTACGCCCTCGGGGCCCGGGTGGCGGTGCCGGTGTCGCTTGAGTTCCCGAGGCTGGCCTACGAGGGCGGCGGGGGGCTGAACATCGTCAACGTCACCCTGGTGGATATCCGCGCCTGGGACACCTTCGGCGAGATCTCCGTGCTGGCCCTGGCGGCCACCGGCGTTGCCAGCCTCATCTTCGTCCGCGGCCGCGGCGACCGCATCCGGGCATCCTCGACCGTGCCCGAAGGAACCGTAGGCCGGCGGAACCACGTCCGGGGAAACACCCGCGACGACGCCGCGCTGGCCATGAGCCGCCGGTTCGCCGCCGCCAGCCGCGACGCCTGGCTTGTGGCCGGGCGGACCCTGGCGCCGGAACGCCGCTCGATCATCTTCGAAGTCGTCACCCGGCTCATCTTCCACTCCATCATCGTCTTCTCCCTCTACCTGCTCCTGGCCGGGCACAACCTGCCCGGCGGAGGTTTTGCCGGCGGTCTTACCGCGGGACTCGCCCTGACCATCCGGTACCTCGCCGGCGGCCGCTTCGAGCTGCGGGAAGCCACCCCGGTCAGGGCCGGAACCATGCTGGGGATCGGCCTCGCCACGGCGGCGGCCTCCGGGGTGATGCCGCTGCTGCTGGGCGGCCAGGTGTTCCAAAGCGCCATCGTCGAGCTGTGGCTGCCCGTCTTCGGTGACATCAAGTTCGTCACCTCGACCCTCTTCGACATCGGGGTGTACTTCGTCGTCGTCGGCCTGGTCATCGATGTGCTGCGCAGCCTGGGGGCGGAGATCGACGAGCACTTCGAGGAACATCCGGCGGAGCCGCAGGAAGACCAGGAAGCCGGCGGAATTCCGGCCGAAGCCACGGCCAGGGGGAAAGCATGA